One segment of Brassica napus cultivar Da-Ae chromosome C3, Da-Ae, whole genome shotgun sequence DNA contains the following:
- the LOC125583777 gene encoding protein LIGHT-DEPENDENT SHORT HYPOCOTYLS 9-like: protein MSSDHHTPTKDPPDRPSSSSINHNQLLPSQPQAQQPLSRYESQKRRDWNTFIQYLKSQNPPQMMSQFDYTHVLSFLRYLDQFGKTKVHHQACVFFGQPDPPGPCTCPLKQAWGSLDALIGRLRAAYEEHGGGSPDTNPFANGSIRVHLREVRESQAKARGIPYRKKKRRKIKNDGVVARKDVANSSTHSQSST from the coding sequence ATGTCTTCGGATCATCACACACCAACGAAAGATCCACCGGATCGtccatcttcttcctccatCAACCACAACCAACTGCTTCCTTCTCAACCGCAGGCGCAGCAACCGCTCAGCCGCTACGAGTCTCAGAAACGCCGAGACTGGAACACGTTCATCCAATACCTAAAATCGCAGAATCCACCGCAGATGATGTCTCAGTTCGATTACACACACGTGCTAAGTTTCCTCAGGTACTTAGATCAGTTCGGTAAGACCAAAGTACATCACCAAGCTTGTGTCTTCTTCGGACAACCAGATCCACCAGGACCGTGCACATGTCCTCTCAAACAAGCTTGGGGAAGCTTAGATGCTTTGATAGGACGGTTGAGAGCTGCTTATGAGGAACATGGCGGTGGGTCACCGGATACTAACCCGTTTGCAAACGGGTCAATCCGGGTTCACTTGAGGGAAGTGAGAGAATCTCAAGCCAAGGCTCGTGGGATTCCGTACAGgaaaaagaagaggaggaagattaAAAACGATGGGGTTGTTGCCAGGAAGGATGTTGCAAACTCTTCGACTCATAGTCAGTCGTCCACTTGA